The region GCGGCAGCGCGTCCCATCTTTGCTCCTGAAGGAAGTAGTTTCACTAGAGACGAGCTCGCTCAGAATAAAggagttgtttgttttatttctgcttctgtaATCCCATAATCCTGGTGTTTCTCGCCTTTCCAAGAAAATCTTCACCGAACCAGGAAGTCTCTCCATGGCAACCCTGATTAAGCTCCGGGCGACATGTCGTGGTCGAGTTGGTGAAGGAGAATTCTGACCTGGACTTCCCAGAACGTCCGCCGATGCATTCCAGAGGGTCGAGCTCCCAGCAGCTTGTTTACACCCCGAGTCACTTTACACTGAACTTTGTCTTAAAGCATAAACCGAGACAATCAAAGCTGACATGTTGTGCTTTATGACCCGATGATTCCATTTCATGCCATGACGTTTGTCTTACATgaagtttcagatttttgcacCTTAATCCAGGATGGCAAAAGCTAAATAGAAAAAcctgaatgaaaacaatgttgTTCCCTTAAAGCACAGCCAGGAATAAAATGTCCACTGTATTTCACATCTTtgtcaaaaatttaaataacactaattgttgtttttaggtgAAGAGTTGAATGATGAAATATAttgattcaatatttttgtgGTGTTCATGTTAAACTAGTCATTTAAGTGAAACTGTCCATTACCAGAGATGTGGGCTTAGTTTATACACTGTATTTAAATCAAGTTACCATGGTGATCCAATACAAGCACAACCGAAACAGctgctgtctgtgttttatATACCAGGAATCACTCCAACATGGactctaaatatttttattacattacagGAAAATGCATAATAGAAAATAgaattttccttaaaaaaaaaaatctaagcattcttatttttttataagacagaaaaaaaagatggaaaccAATTCATTTGGTACTACATCAATAAGTTGTTATAGTAAAATGCTGTGTAATTCTACTGTAACAACTCGGATTTAAATCtgagtcataaaaaaacaagaactcaATCCACCAAACAAGCATTTGTGTACCCAAAACATTTCACCAAACGGACATTAAGGTTAGATTTTTCTGGAATCCCATTCTTGAGTTCTTGGGAGGCAAGTTATCAAAGAGAAGAAcccagaaggaaaataaaagtgtaGTTTATTTTAGTAGAAACTGTCATTTTGGCCAgattaaatgtcaaaatggAGAGGATTGCTTCCTGTGTTTAATACTGTTTTAACTTATACCCCCTGGTTCTTGCTTTAAATTTGAGAAGGTTCTCAAATTTCTGTATCGTTAAATAAATACGCAATTTACATCCAGAAAGGAGGGGAAACATTACATCAGCCTGAGAAATCTGAGAATCTCCCCTTGGCTGTGTTTCATTAGAGATTTCCCTTTTCATCAAGGAtcataaaggagaaaaaaaatcctcgaCAGAATCTCTGGCataagattttaaaagatattaCAGTGGTTGATTCTCTTTTCTATCATAGATAATCAcacagctacaaaaaaaaaaaaagcgattCAAGCGATGTGTCCACCTGTCAACATAAGCTCAGAGCTGAACAGTTGAGCGGACTTGCTCCTCTCCAGCTTCAACGTGATAAACATCGTCTAAAGTCAGCAAGTAGTTCACGTTTTATCACCCGCAAAagaagtcaaagaaaaaaaaaatatccagaggACATGCAGAGAACAACTCTCACTCACTCAAACTTTTCCTTCACTTACTCCCAcgcttttttccctcctttcttcCAGCTCTCAGTCTGTAAGGTTCAAGTTAAACCGAGCGTCCGCTCAGATGGTCTGGTACCCAGCATGGCTCCTCTTCCTGCCTATTAGATACGCGATGAGGATGATCAGCACCAGACCAGCCAGTGCTGCTCCAACGATGATGGGGATCAACATCTGGTCCTGGTCCAACTGGCATTCCTCCGCTGCACAGAGCaggtttacaaaataaataaagtgctttGGATCTCAATTTCTTCAGttctgaaaatggaaattaaacCCCAACAATACCTGCTGCAAACTGGCTGGCTGTGACTCCAAACGGCTGCACCTGCAGTCTGAATGTGTTGAGAGAGAAAGCTGGGACCACGAGCAGAGTCTGCTCCGTGTTGCACATGTAGGAGCGTCCCAGCGTGCTCCGGAGGTAGTCCAAACTGGTGTTACTGGCTGAGAAAGGAGCTGGGAAGAGAACACACCAGAAATTTGTCCAAGCAAACGTTAGCATTCAGAGCAAAGACACTCAAAACCAGCGACCCACCAGTCATGTCGGACCAGTTGGCCAACAGATTTATTCCACTCAGATGGTACTTGCTAGTTGTTGAGTtctgcaaacaggaaaacaatgCTCACCGCCTGTAATATTTGCACGTTAATGGAAATTGAGAGGAAATCCAGAAGTTACCATGGAGAAGGTAAAATTAAGCGTGGTGGTTTGTTGTGTTAAAACTAAGCTGGCAGTGGTGCCTCCACATGATCCTGATGTTACCGTCAGATTGGGGTTCACGTTGACTAATTCCTGAACAGTCTGGAAATGAAGACCATGTTTTTAATACCTTGTACTATAATGCTAAATGATAATGCGCGAGCTTCATGCTGACCTTATTTTGAGACTGAGAGACGTAGGAGACGTTGAGCTGCAGACCCATTTTGGCGAGGAGACAAACGGTACCACTGCTGTTCGTCACAGAGAACACTCCGGTCTCGGGCGTTCCTGGTGGAGTTGgtgctggagctgctgttgtaGTTGTAGTAGGGGGCGCTGTGGTGGTGGTTTGATCTGCCGTACACACACTTTCTGTGACAAGACACAACAGATGCCTGGTCAGTTTtgatgcaataataataataaaaaaagattgtttaaaAGTGATCCGGTAAGAAGACCTGCTGGGCTGAGGTCATTTCCCGGCATGTACGCCTCCAGCCTCATAGCAGAGAAGGTGACGGCAGCTCCTCCCGCTCTGATGGTGGTGGGGCTCGCACAGCGGTACGTGGTGTTGATCGGAGCCCAGATCCCAACTGAGGAACTCACCACAGTCACTACGCCTATAGGACACAAGCATGAAGGCAGTGAATTAGTTATAAACATATAATGCAACAAAAACTCATTCAGaacctccccccaaaaaatgtaatcatcaAACTGTTATAATTATATCCCTGTCTTTGTGTAATTGCTGCTATATTAAGAAcctttgtgaatgtttttgtcagAGTGAGGTCTGagttttttcagtttgtctgtctcataccatactgtcacaacataatgacagcttatgtaaaaaaaaaaattatttttataaaagttaaatactgtagttttaaaattGATAGTAAACTTGAGGCGGGACCACTTTAATGCACGTTCTCACCAGAGCCGTTAGACTGAGGGAACAGCGAAGTATCGCTCAGGTTGTACTGGAGCGTCAGGTTAGTGACGCTATAAAAACTCCCGTTGGTAGCGAAGCTGAGGCCGAGCGCGTGACCCGATCCAAACACCGCCACCAGCCACGGCGGGCGGCCTGCTGCTCCACACGAGCTACTTGCTGCGTCGACCGAGGTGGAGTCAGGCAGCGAGGTGGAAACGTTGCTCTGAGGAGGGAAAACAAGCGAGTTCATACGGTGATACAGTAAAGGATGTAATGCCAAGAAAAGGAGACGCTTTTCTGATTCTATGCAAGCAGAATATTGAGCGCTTACCGTGCTGTTGAAGGTGGTGTATGTGATGAAGAGTAATGCAGACAGCTCGGCTTTGATGCAGGTAGAGTTCCTTTCCTTCACCTCCAGAGTGACTGCCTGAGTGCAACCTGCAAATGAGGACACAATAAAAGGAACCGAAAACAACTATGTGACATGgagatattttatataaattgcataaaattcaattaaaagaCTCAGACATGTTTacttatgttgttgtttttcatacaAGCACATTACTAATTTACATAAACCTGAGTTCTGAGTAAGAATATAAAGAATTACCACTACTGCTAGGAAATACAAATTCactcacatttttcacaaatttaaaaagcaattactAGAACTAACTTTTATTAAGCAATCACCAGCAGTATAAACCTTAATGGTATATTTAATGGGATTtagattatttctttattttttacaaaagtgcGTCTTTTTTAGTGGAGCTCAGAATAGTTTGTTGCAAATATTCCCAGTATGTTACAAATCATTTATTCTTAGTTACTGGttcaataacaatatttttctcagtttcttcATAGTCTTTGCACTTTGCTGCAAAGACTTCTGAACATTATATAAACATAACGttctatttataattttttttacactacagaaaaaaaagtttaattggCAGGGTCCACTGCGACTCACTGCTGACATCTATctataaaaagaagaatgacAGTTCACAGAGACTGCCACTAGAGGTCGTAAGAAACGGGAAACTTGGGGACAAAGAAGAATAAACTTAATCTCAAAcctttttgcttcttttctgtttaaGATTGTGAAACAGAAATTGTCCTGCTGGTCCaagttttttccagagctatTTATGCAGACTTATACAAAGTAAGAATGTAGAAACTTACACACTTGCACAGAAAGCTGTTTATACGTTATTCATTCTGCGAAACCTGCCAAATTACTGTTCCCTGGCTGTGGGTGTGCGCAGTCCTGGTTTCAAACATTAACAGTGAACATCCTGAACCTGAATCACCACCAGTTAGCAGATTTGCATATTTACACAACATCTTCCAGTATTTTATAACACAGACTTTATTACAGCCTCCCCAagaatctataaaaaaaatgaaattaaaaacaaaattattaagaaactagaataaaagTACTTAACAATAATTCcatgcattgtttttttgttgtttatatatTCTGCCTGAGTCATGATGCtatgcagttttatttatcagacaGTCAGCTTCTCCTGATTTCTGTCAGCTGAAATGATCCAATTGTTGGGAGCGGTCTCAGTTTCAGGCGTCTCCCTACCTCTGCCAGTCGCTGccgttttttaaaaagtgtcccTCAGGTCACCTCTGTTCAAAGTGTAAACACGCAGCAGACAGCTTACACAACGCTACAATCCTTGTCATGAGGTAAGCTACAGTGTGTACCAAGTAAAAAGCGGCtgttttaatgtcagacagaaaGGTATCCCAGACTGCAGCTTGAGCACGCCGGAAAATATTGATGCAGGAATTCAACGattcagaagaaaaactgcaaacagtcTGTGATTAAAAACTGCTAAGTTTATGTCTAAAGAAtgaacatcaaaaataaaaatattcagcacCATTCAAGCTAGTAATGATCTGCTGTTTTTTCCCCTGGCGTAAGCAGCACTAGGTGCCTGTGTGTTTGGCAGGACTTCACCAGTTCTAAACTAACACTGTCTATGGGCCCCTGCAGACCTCTGAGCAACACAAAGTCATTATGGGAGTCATGTGAAGCTCTCAGATGAAACAACAATGAGGCTTATCTGTTGGTCCACAACATTCACAGTACAAGGACTTTATATCAGcatcaaatgcaaaacaaaaaaacacaaagtatggAGACTTCCTGAAACTACAGCACAGTCAGGATTTTCAGAGGCAGGGAAAACCTTGAAAGGCTCTGAAATCGAAGATATTGATGCCTTTTTAGGGCAAAGTTTCCTTTAGTAGCTAATATTTACCATAAagatttctaatttatttcaccaatgtttattcatttaagtATCTATCATATCTGCACCAATGTTATATCAATTTACTAGGAGAGAAATCAAAACTTTTAGGAGattcaataaatgatcaatttaACGCATCATCTCTACAGGAGGTTATCACTTGAGAAACTTTAAACTGACAGCAtatccttttaaaaacaaatttaccaATGGACATATAAATCCATCAATTCAAATTACATATTTGCAAATTCTTGTAATTCACGGAAATTCCATATGTTGGAGGTTTAATTTACTGAACGactaaataaacataaaaaaattgtgcatgggtcagattatttttctctgtaCATTTACTACGAGAATAAAAACAACGTGAAGTGCTAGatttatttgcatcttattAAGATAAAAAACTATATTTGATCAGCAGTGGTATCAGTTGTTTAATGTTGTGATATTAATCCCAAAgtactaatatttttatttagattattacCAGCCATGTACGTGGTGCAGCAGTTTTTCCACACCTGATACTTTTAATGAGTGACGGACATTTTAAACGTGATTCCAGAAGTTATTTAAAAGGGTTTCGGGTCCGTGTTGGTGGAAGGCCCCAGGGAAAATTTTGCAACCTTCACTGGTAGCTGAAGGAGGGGTCCAGCTTCCTCCGAGTCTGGCGTCTCAACTCCAGAACAGCGTC is a window of Xiphophorus maculatus strain JP 163 A chromosome 4, X_maculatus-5.0-male, whole genome shotgun sequence DNA encoding:
- the lamp1 gene encoding lysosome-associated membrane glycoprotein 1; this encodes MGSTSKMKVLESLGPLLVACLGILGCTQAVTLEVKERNSTCIKAELSALLFITYTTFNSTSNVSTSLPDSTSVDAASSSCGAAGRPPWLVAVFGSGHALGLSFATNGSFYSVTNLTLQYNLSDTSLFPQSNGSGVVTVVSSSVGIWAPINTTYRCASPTTIRAGGAAVTFSAMRLEAYMPGNDLSPAESVCTADQTTTTAPPTTTTTAAPAPTPPGTPETGVFSVTNSSGTVCLLAKMGLQLNVSYVSQSQNKTVQELVNVNPNLTVTSGSCGGTTASLVLTQQTTTLNFTFSMNSTTSKYHLSGINLLANWSDMTAPFSASNTSLDYLRSTLGRSYMCNTEQTLLVVPAFSLNTFRLQVQPFGVTASQFAAAEECQLDQDQMLIPIIVGAALAGLVLIILIAYLIGRKRSHAGYQTI